From the Streptomyces nigrescens genome, one window contains:
- a CDS encoding inositol monophosphatase family protein: MPDPLHPDAPQTDPAQTEALYDELLELALEAARRAGTLLRDGRPADLGVAATKSSPIDVVTEMDIASEKLITGFIGERRPDDGFLGEEGASTDGTSGIRWVIDPVDGTVNYLYGLPSWSVSIAAEKDGEVVVGVVAAPMRGETYHAVLGRGAFNNGERIRHRPAPPLSQALLGTGFSYLAERRAAQAEVLRTLLPQVRDIRRGGSAAIDLCDVACGRLDAYYERGLNPWDMAAGALIAREAGALTGGRPGRAVSLELTLAASPDLFAQLQPLLDELGAWHD; this comes from the coding sequence GTGCCCGATCCGCTGCACCCCGACGCCCCGCAGACCGACCCGGCGCAGACCGAAGCGCTGTACGACGAACTTCTCGAACTGGCCCTGGAGGCCGCCCGCCGCGCGGGGACCCTGCTGCGCGACGGCCGGCCCGCCGACCTCGGTGTGGCCGCCACCAAGTCCAGCCCCATCGACGTCGTCACCGAGATGGACATCGCCTCCGAGAAGCTGATCACCGGCTTCATCGGGGAGCGCCGCCCCGACGACGGCTTCCTGGGGGAGGAGGGCGCCAGCACCGACGGCACCAGCGGTATCCGCTGGGTCATCGACCCCGTCGACGGCACCGTCAACTACCTCTACGGGCTGCCGTCCTGGTCGGTGTCCATCGCGGCGGAGAAGGACGGCGAGGTGGTCGTCGGGGTCGTCGCCGCCCCGATGCGCGGGGAGACCTACCACGCCGTCCTGGGTCGTGGCGCGTTCAACAACGGCGAGCGCATCCGGCACCGGCCCGCCCCGCCGCTCTCCCAGGCGCTGCTCGGCACCGGTTTCTCCTACCTCGCCGAGCGCCGGGCCGCACAGGCCGAGGTGCTGCGCACGCTGCTGCCGCAGGTCCGCGACATCCGGCGCGGCGGCTCGGCCGCGATCGACCTGTGCGATGTGGCCTGCGGCCGGCTCGACGCCTACTACGAGCGTGGCCTGAACCCCTGGGACATGGCGGCCGGCGCCCTGATCGCCCGCGAGGCCGGTGCGCTCACCGGCGGCCGCCCCGGCCGCGCGGTCTCCCTGGAGCTGACCCTCGCCGCCTCCCCGGACCTCTTCGCGCAGCTCCAGCCGCTTCTGGACGAGCTCGGCGCCTGGCACGACTGA
- a CDS encoding ferrochelatase, with protein sequence MPEQRDPSPYDALLLLSFGGPEGPDDVVPFLENVTRGRGIPRERLKEVGQHYFLFGGVSPINAQNRELLDALRSDFAESGLDLPVYWGNRNWAPYLTDTLRTMVHDGHRRIAVLATSAYASYSGCRQYRENLADALATLQSEGLPVPEVDKLRHYFNHPGFVRPMVDGVLASLAELPQDVRDGAHLAFTTHSIPTAAADTSGTPGDHTRGGEGGAYVAQHLDVARTIADAVRAETGVDHPWRLVYQSRSGAPHIPWLEPDICDHLEEQHTAGVPAVVMAPIGFVSDHMEVKYDLDTEATAKAAELGLPVARSATVGADPRFAAAVRDLLLERAATERGGTPERCALGALAASHDLCPVGCCPARAPRPAAAGADWRGPVAEAPA encoded by the coding sequence ATGCCCGAACAGCGCGATCCCAGCCCCTATGACGCCCTGCTGCTGCTGTCGTTCGGCGGCCCCGAAGGCCCCGACGACGTCGTCCCGTTCCTGGAGAACGTGACCCGCGGCCGCGGCATCCCCCGTGAGCGCCTCAAGGAGGTGGGGCAGCACTACTTCCTGTTCGGCGGCGTCAGCCCCATCAACGCACAGAACCGGGAACTGCTGGACGCGCTGCGCAGCGACTTCGCCGAGAGCGGCCTGGACCTGCCCGTCTACTGGGGCAACCGCAACTGGGCGCCCTACCTGACCGACACCCTGCGCACCATGGTGCACGACGGCCACCGCCGGATCGCCGTCCTGGCGACCAGCGCCTACGCCTCGTACTCGGGCTGCCGGCAGTACCGCGAGAACCTCGCCGACGCGCTCGCCACCCTGCAGTCCGAGGGCCTGCCGGTGCCGGAGGTCGACAAACTGCGGCACTACTTCAACCACCCCGGTTTCGTCCGCCCCATGGTCGACGGGGTGCTGGCGTCCCTCGCCGAACTGCCCCAGGACGTGCGGGACGGCGCCCATCTCGCCTTCACCACGCACTCCATCCCCACGGCCGCCGCCGACACCTCCGGCACACCCGGCGACCACACCCGGGGCGGCGAGGGCGGCGCCTATGTCGCCCAGCACCTGGACGTGGCACGGACGATCGCGGACGCCGTCCGTGCGGAGACCGGTGTGGACCACCCCTGGCGGCTCGTCTACCAGTCCCGCAGCGGCGCCCCGCACATCCCCTGGCTGGAGCCGGACATCTGCGACCACCTGGAAGAGCAGCACACCGCGGGCGTCCCGGCCGTCGTCATGGCCCCCATCGGGTTCGTCTCCGACCACATGGAGGTCAAGTACGACCTCGACACCGAGGCCACCGCCAAGGCCGCCGAACTGGGACTGCCGGTCGCCCGGTCGGCCACCGTGGGCGCCGACCCCCGGTTCGCCGCGGCCGTCCGCGACCTCCTCCTGGAACGCGCCGCCACCGAACGGGGCGGCACCCCGGAGCGCTGCGCCCTGGGCGCCCTCGCCGCGAGCCACGACCTGTGTCCGGTCGGCTGCTGCCCCGCGCGCGCACCGCGCCCGGCCGCGGCCGGCGCCGACTGGCGGGGCCCGGTCGCCGAGGCCCCCGCGTAA
- a CDS encoding MFS transporter, with translation MPSPYRAIFGRPGTKSFSTAGLLGRMPLSMMGIGIVTMISQLTGRYGLAGALSATLALSAAVLGPQISRLVDRHGQSRVLRPATLVSIAAVAGLLLSAQQRWPDWTLFVFAACVGCVPSVGSMIRARWAEIYRGSPRELHTAYSWESIVDEMCFIFGPILSIGLSTAWFPEAGPLLAAVFLAVGVFWLTAQRATEPVPHPREQHAKGSALGSRGLQVLVVTFVATGAIFGAIDVVTVAFAEEVGHKAAASLVLAVYALGSCLAGAVFGLLHLKGHASRRWVVGVCVMAVSMVPLQLVGSLPLLAVALFVAGLSVAPTMVTTMALIEEHVPRSQLTEGMTWTSTGLAVGVALGSSAAGWVVDAAGAARGYLVPGAAGLLAALVAFAGYRRLRPQPTAPVAGPAAAGGLPGQGDPERQGEESVGA, from the coding sequence TTGCCCAGTCCCTACCGCGCCATATTCGGCCGCCCCGGCACCAAGTCGTTCTCCACCGCCGGGCTCCTGGGCCGGATGCCCCTGTCGATGATGGGCATCGGCATCGTCACGATGATCTCCCAGCTGACCGGCCGCTACGGCCTGGCGGGCGCGCTGTCCGCGACGCTCGCGCTGTCGGCCGCGGTCCTCGGCCCGCAGATCTCCCGGCTGGTGGACCGGCACGGCCAGAGCCGGGTGCTGCGTCCGGCCACCCTGGTGTCGATCGCCGCGGTCGCCGGTCTGCTGCTGAGTGCGCAGCAGCGCTGGCCGGACTGGACCCTGTTCGTCTTCGCGGCCTGTGTGGGGTGTGTGCCGAGCGTCGGCTCGATGATCCGGGCGCGCTGGGCGGAGATCTACCGGGGCTCCCCGCGCGAGCTGCACACCGCGTATTCGTGGGAGTCGATCGTCGACGAGATGTGCTTCATCTTCGGGCCGATCCTGTCCATCGGCCTGTCCACCGCGTGGTTCCCGGAAGCCGGTCCGCTGCTGGCCGCCGTTTTTCTGGCCGTCGGGGTCTTCTGGCTGACGGCGCAGCGTGCGACGGAGCCGGTGCCGCATCCGCGGGAGCAGCACGCCAAGGGGTCGGCGCTGGGCTCACGGGGGCTGCAGGTGCTGGTGGTGACGTTCGTGGCGACCGGCGCGATCTTCGGGGCGATCGATGTGGTGACCGTGGCGTTCGCCGAGGAGGTCGGGCACAAGGCAGCGGCCAGCCTGGTACTGGCGGTCTATGCGCTCGGCTCGTGTCTGGCCGGTGCCGTCTTCGGGCTGCTGCACCTCAAGGGGCATGCGTCCCGGCGGTGGGTGGTGGGGGTCTGTGTGATGGCGGTGAGCATGGTGCCACTGCAGCTGGTGGGTTCGCTGCCGCTGCTGGCCGTCGCGCTGTTCGTCGCGGGGCTGTCCGTCGCCCCGACGATGGTGACCACGATGGCGCTGATCGAGGAGCATGTCCCGCGGTCGCAGCTGACCGAGGGCATGACCTGGACCAGCACCGGCCTGGCGGTGGGCGTCGCGCTGGGGTCGTCGGCGGCCGGCTGGGTGGTGGACGCCGCGGGGGCCGCCCGCGGCTATCTCGTGCCGGGAGCGGCCGGACTCCTCGCCGCGCTGGTGGCGTTCGCCGGCTACCGCAGGCTCCGTCCGCAGCCCACCGCTCCGGTGGCGGGCCCGGCCGCGGCCGGCGGGCTGCCCGGCCAGGGCGACCCGGAGCGGCAGGGCGAGGAGAGCGTGGGGGCGTAG
- a CDS encoding D-arabinono-1,4-lactone oxidase — MAVSNAVGGSGGRAPTNGPWRNWAGNVTARPARSVAPASTEELAAAVRSAAADGLTVKAAGTGHSFTPAAVTDGLLIRPERLTGIRNVDRGAGTVTVAAGTPLKHLNETLAAHGLSLTNMGDIMEQTVSGAAGTGTHGTGRDSASIAAQITALELVTADGSVLTCSAEENPEVFASARLGLGALGVISELTFAVEPEFLLTAREEPMPFDEVTDRFDELVAENEHFEFYWFPHTGSCNTKRNNRSQGPAAPPGKVSGWIEDELLSNGVFQLACAVGRAVPAAIPGIAKISSRALSARTYTDIPYKVFTSPRRVRFVEMEYALPRAAAVAALGELKALVERSDFKVSFPVEVRTAPADDIPLSTASGRDTVYLAVHMYRGTPHQAYFAAAERIMTAHEGRPHWGKLHTRDAASLADVYPRFGEFTAVRDRLDPERRFANPYLRRVLGD, encoded by the coding sequence ATGGCAGTCAGCAACGCCGTCGGCGGCTCGGGAGGGCGTGCTCCGACCAACGGACCCTGGCGCAACTGGGCGGGCAATGTCACCGCCCGCCCTGCCCGGAGCGTGGCCCCGGCGAGCACCGAGGAGCTGGCGGCCGCGGTCCGCTCCGCCGCCGCGGACGGACTGACGGTCAAGGCGGCCGGCACCGGGCACTCCTTCACCCCGGCGGCCGTCACCGACGGACTGCTGATCCGCCCCGAGCGGCTGACCGGAATCCGTAACGTCGACCGCGGGGCCGGGACGGTGACGGTGGCGGCCGGTACGCCGCTCAAGCACCTCAACGAGACGCTGGCCGCGCACGGGCTGTCGCTGACCAACATGGGCGACATCATGGAGCAGACCGTCTCCGGGGCGGCCGGCACCGGCACCCATGGGACGGGCCGCGACTCGGCGTCGATCGCCGCCCAGATCACCGCCCTCGAACTGGTCACCGCCGACGGCTCGGTCCTGACCTGTTCCGCCGAGGAGAACCCGGAGGTCTTCGCGTCGGCGCGGCTGGGCCTGGGCGCGCTCGGCGTGATCAGCGAGCTCACCTTCGCCGTGGAGCCGGAGTTCCTGCTGACCGCCCGCGAGGAGCCGATGCCCTTCGACGAGGTGACGGACCGGTTCGACGAGCTGGTCGCCGAGAACGAACACTTCGAGTTCTACTGGTTCCCGCACACCGGCAGCTGCAACACCAAGCGCAACAACCGCAGCCAGGGCCCGGCGGCGCCCCCCGGGAAGGTCAGCGGCTGGATCGAGGACGAGCTGCTGTCCAACGGGGTCTTCCAACTCGCCTGCGCCGTCGGCCGGGCGGTGCCGGCCGCCATACCGGGCATCGCCAAGATCTCCAGCCGCGCGCTGTCGGCCCGTACGTACACCGACATCCCCTACAAGGTGTTCACCTCGCCGCGGCGGGTGCGGTTCGTGGAGATGGAGTACGCGCTGCCCCGTGCGGCCGCGGTCGCGGCGCTGGGTGAGCTGAAGGCCCTGGTGGAGCGCTCCGACTTCAAGGTCAGCTTCCCGGTGGAGGTGCGCACCGCGCCGGCCGACGACATTCCGCTGTCCACCGCTTCGGGCCGGGACACCGTGTACCTCGCCGTGCACATGTACCGCGGCACACCGCACCAGGCGTACTTCGCGGCCGCCGAGCGGATCATGACGGCGCACGAGGGGCGTCCGCACTGGGGGAAGCTGCACACCCGCGACGCCGCCTCGCTCGCCGATGTCTATCCGCGGTTCGGTGAGTTCACCGCGGTGCGCGACCGGCTGGACCCGGAGCGCCGGTTCGCCAACCCGTATCTGCGGCGGGTCCTGGGGGACTGA